Proteins from a genomic interval of Pseudomonas sp. RC10:
- a CDS encoding CoA transferase subunit A — MAGLDKRVATYEEALAGLTDNMTVLAGGFGLCGIPENLIAQIKRMGVKGLTVVSNNCGVDGFGLGILLEDRQIRKMVASYVGENKLFEEQLLNGELEVELTPQGTLAEKMRAGGAGIPAFYTATGYGTPVAEGKETRQFNGRNVILEESITGDFAIVKGWKADHFGNVVYRHTAQNFNPIAATAGKITVVEVEEIVEPGVLLPTEIHTPGIYVDRVILGTFEKRIEQRTIRKA; from the coding sequence ATGGCTGGACTCGACAAACGGGTTGCAACTTACGAAGAGGCCCTCGCTGGCCTGACCGACAACATGACGGTACTGGCGGGCGGCTTTGGCCTGTGTGGTATCCCTGAAAACCTCATCGCGCAGATCAAACGCATGGGCGTGAAAGGCCTGACGGTGGTGTCGAACAACTGCGGCGTCGACGGTTTCGGCCTCGGCATCCTGCTGGAAGACCGGCAGATCCGCAAAATGGTCGCGTCCTACGTCGGCGAGAACAAGCTGTTCGAAGAACAGTTGCTCAACGGCGAGCTGGAAGTCGAACTCACTCCCCAAGGCACCCTCGCTGAAAAAATGCGCGCAGGCGGTGCTGGCATCCCCGCTTTCTACACCGCCACCGGTTACGGCACCCCTGTCGCTGAAGGCAAGGAAACCCGCCAGTTCAACGGCCGTAACGTGATTCTTGAAGAATCCATCACCGGCGACTTTGCGATCGTCAAAGGCTGGAAGGCCGACCACTTCGGCAACGTCGTCTATCGTCACACTGCGCAGAATTTCAACCCGATCGCCGCCACCGCCGGGAAAATCACCGTGGTCGAGGTCGAGGAAATCGTCGAGCCGGGCGTGCTGCTGCCGACCGAAATCCACACGCCGGGCATTTATGTAGACCGCGTGATCCTGGGCACCTTCGAGAAACGCATCGAACAGCGCACGATCAGGAAAGCCTGA
- a CDS encoding LysR family transcriptional regulator, with amino-acid sequence MNVKQLRAFLAVAQSLSFAQAGERLHLSQPALSLTIKALEEDLGGQLLTRTTRNVSLTPEGETLVPLARQLLADWDNAEELLRQRFTLQMGKVSIAAMPSFAGNLLPIALKVFRGRYPRVNVAVHDVINEQVLEMVDHRRVELGIGFEPESANNLTFTPFYTDRFVAVVPMDSPLAAKGEVTWDELLRHDFITLQRPSAVRLLLEQDLQTQHGKLSVAFESHQLSTVGRMVANGLGVSAVPSLCIQQMQELGARCIALEGPRIERRIGLMTLADHKLSAAAQALRDVLIECAQTPLL; translated from the coding sequence ATGAACGTGAAACAGCTCCGAGCATTTCTGGCCGTCGCGCAGTCCCTGAGTTTCGCGCAGGCGGGAGAGCGCCTGCACCTGTCGCAACCGGCGCTGAGCCTGACCATCAAGGCATTGGAAGAGGACTTGGGCGGTCAATTGCTGACCCGCACCACGCGTAATGTCAGCCTGACCCCGGAAGGGGAAACGCTTGTGCCCTTGGCCCGTCAGCTGTTGGCGGATTGGGACAACGCCGAAGAACTGCTGCGCCAACGCTTCACCTTGCAGATGGGCAAAGTGTCGATTGCCGCGATGCCGTCGTTCGCGGGGAATTTGCTGCCGATCGCGCTCAAGGTGTTTCGCGGGCGCTACCCCAGGGTCAACGTCGCGGTGCACGACGTGATCAACGAGCAAGTGTTGGAAATGGTGGATCACCGCCGCGTTGAATTGGGCATCGGCTTCGAACCCGAGTCCGCCAACAACCTGACCTTCACGCCGTTCTACACCGACCGTTTCGTCGCGGTGGTGCCGATGGATTCGCCCTTGGCGGCGAAAGGGGAGGTGACGTGGGACGAGCTGCTGCGCCACGACTTCATCACCCTGCAACGGCCCTCCGCCGTGCGGTTGTTGCTTGAGCAGGATCTGCAAACCCAGCACGGCAAGCTCTCGGTGGCGTTTGAAAGCCATCAGCTGTCCACGGTCGGCCGCATGGTGGCGAACGGGTTGGGGGTCAGCGCCGTGCCCTCGTTGTGCATTCAGCAAATGCAGGAGTTGGGCGCCCGCTGCATTGCGCTCGAAGGGCCGCGCATCGAACGGCGGATCGGGTTGATGACCCTCGCCGATCACAAACTGTCAGCCGCGGCGCAGGCGTTAAGGGATGTGTTGATTGAGTGCGCCCAAACCCCATTACTGTAG
- a CDS encoding TIGR00366 family protein, whose protein sequence is MAADIEESRSARFALRCAKWAERWFPDSWVFAALAVVIVTLATLAIGAKPADTAKAFGDGFWSLIPFTMQMAFVVIGGYVVASSPPAVKLIDRLARIPKNGRSAVAWVALISMVASLLNWGLSLVFGGLLVRALARRTDLKMDYRAAGAAAYLGLGAVWALGLSSSAAQLQANPASLPPSILAITGMIPFTQTIFLWQSGVMLLALVVISIIVAYATAPGPNSAREAKDCGVDPAFSMPPLPPRTRPGEWLEYSPLLIILMVVLASGWLYNEFSTKPAITAISGLNTYNFLFIMVGALLHWRPRSFLDAVARAVPTTTGVLIQFPLYGSIAALLTTVKGGDAQTVAHHISTFFTSIASHDTYALLMGVYSAILGFFIPSGGGKWIIEAPYVMQVANDLKYHLGWAVQIYNAAEALPNLINPFYMLPLLGVLGLKARDLIGFSFVQLLVHTPLVLFLLWALGTTLAYIPPLMP, encoded by the coding sequence GTGGCCGCTGATATTGAAGAAAGCCGCTCCGCCCGATTTGCCCTGCGCTGCGCCAAGTGGGCCGAACGCTGGTTCCCCGACTCCTGGGTGTTCGCCGCCCTTGCCGTAGTCATCGTCACCCTAGCGACGCTGGCCATCGGAGCCAAACCCGCTGACACCGCCAAAGCCTTCGGCGACGGTTTCTGGAGCCTGATCCCCTTCACCATGCAAATGGCCTTCGTGGTCATCGGCGGTTACGTGGTCGCCAGCTCGCCACCGGCGGTGAAGCTGATCGACCGTCTGGCCCGCATCCCGAAAAACGGTCGTTCGGCCGTGGCCTGGGTCGCGCTGATTTCCATGGTCGCGTCCCTGCTGAACTGGGGCCTGTCGCTGGTGTTCGGTGGTCTGCTGGTGCGTGCGCTGGCCCGTCGTACCGACCTGAAAATGGACTACCGCGCCGCCGGTGCCGCCGCGTATCTGGGACTCGGCGCCGTGTGGGCGTTGGGCCTGTCGTCATCCGCCGCGCAATTGCAAGCCAACCCGGCGAGCCTGCCGCCGTCGATTCTGGCGATTACCGGCATGATCCCGTTCACCCAGACCATCTTCCTCTGGCAGTCGGGCGTCATGCTGCTGGCCTTGGTGGTGATCTCGATCATCGTCGCCTACGCCACCGCGCCCGGCCCGAACAGTGCCCGCGAAGCCAAGGATTGCGGTGTCGACCCGGCGTTCAGCATGCCGCCACTGCCACCGCGCACCCGGCCGGGCGAGTGGCTGGAATACAGCCCGCTGCTGATCATTCTGATGGTCGTGCTGGCGTCCGGCTGGTTGTACAACGAATTCAGCACCAAACCCGCGATCACCGCGATTTCCGGCCTGAACACCTATAACTTCCTGTTCATCATGGTCGGTGCCCTGCTGCACTGGCGTCCGCGCAGTTTCCTGGACGCCGTGGCCCGCGCCGTGCCGACCACGACCGGCGTGCTGATTCAGTTCCCGCTGTACGGTTCGATTGCCGCGCTGCTGACCACGGTCAAGGGCGGTGACGCGCAGACCGTCGCGCACCACATCTCGACGTTCTTCACCAGCATCGCCTCCCACGACACGTACGCGCTGCTGATGGGCGTGTACTCGGCCATCCTCGGCTTCTTCATTCCGTCCGGTGGCGGCAAGTGGATCATCGAAGCGCCGTACGTGATGCAAGTCGCCAACGACCTGAAATACCACCTGGGCTGGGCAGTGCAGATCTACAACGCCGCCGAAGCGTTGCCGAACCTCATCAACCCGTTCTACATGCTGCCGCTGCTGGGTGTCCTGGGCCTCAAAGCCCGCGACCTGATCGGCTTCTCGTTCGTGCAATTGCTCGTTCACACGCCGCTGGTGCTGTTCCTGCTGTGGGCGCTGGGCACGACGCTGGCGTACATTCCGCCGTTGATGCCGTAA
- a CDS encoding CoA transferase subunit B has translation MALSREQMAQRVARELQDGFYVNLGIGIPTLVANYVPDGIDVMLQSENGLLGMGAFPTEETIDADMINAGKQTVTARLGASIFNSAESFAMIRGGHVDLTVLGAFEVDVDGNIASWMIPGKLVKGMGGAMDLVAGADNIIVTMTHASKDGESKLLSRCSLPLTGAGCIKKVLTDLAYLEIENGAFILRETAPGVTVEEIIAKTAGKLIVPDDVKEMMF, from the coding sequence ATGGCACTCTCCCGCGAACAAATGGCACAGCGCGTTGCGCGCGAACTGCAAGACGGCTTTTACGTGAACCTGGGCATCGGTATCCCGACCCTGGTCGCCAACTACGTCCCGGACGGCATCGACGTGATGCTGCAATCGGAAAACGGCCTGCTGGGCATGGGCGCGTTCCCGACCGAAGAAACGATCGATGCCGACATGATCAACGCCGGCAAACAGACGGTGACCGCCCGCCTTGGCGCGTCGATTTTCAACTCCGCCGAATCCTTCGCCATGATCCGTGGCGGCCATGTCGACCTGACCGTGCTGGGCGCGTTCGAAGTCGACGTCGACGGCAACATCGCGTCGTGGATGATCCCCGGCAAGCTGGTGAAAGGCATGGGCGGCGCGATGGACCTGGTGGCCGGTGCCGACAACATCATCGTGACCATGACCCACGCGTCCAAGGACGGTGAGTCCAAACTCCTATCCCGTTGCAGCCTGCCGCTGACGGGCGCGGGTTGCATCAAGAAAGTCCTGACCGATCTGGCCTATCTGGAGATCGAAAACGGCGCGTTCATCCTGCGCGAAACCGCCCCGGGCGTGACGGTCGAAGAGATCATCGCCAAGACCGCCGGCAAGCTGATCGTGCCGGATGACGTGAAGGAAATGATGTTCTGA